The DNA sequence GTCAACAGTCCACCGTCCTCCGAATCGGAAATTCTGGCGAAGATTGTTCAGGGAGGCAATGCCCACTTCGTCTGGGAAGCTTTTGTTGGGTTCAACGTTGTCTTTATCAGCGATCAGCGGGTTTATGTTCTTAAGCGTGCAGCGGATCTTCAGGGGCCAGTCAGGCTACGCCTGGCCAGTCTTTGCTTCGCAAAGGCCAGTCTCGCCTTCGGCGAGGCCAGTTCCGGCTGCGCCGGGTGGAAGAACCGCTTTTCGCTGAACGCTTTACGCTGGGGAAGATCAAAGAGCCGCTACGGTGAAGGGGACACATAAAACCTGTCCCCCCAATTGTTTCTGCGGTCTGTAGGGGCGAACGGCTGTTCGCCCGAAACGAAGCCCTCTCAGGGACGCAAGGCTGGCTTCGCCAGGAAGTGATGCTGCTGTGCAGGAAGTGATGCTCGCTGGCGCGAGGAAGTGATGCCCGGAAAAGCATTCGGGGAAGTGATGCGCCGAAGAGCATCGGCCGAAGTGATTCTGGCGCTTGCGTGCCAGGAGGCAACAAAATAGCCAGTCAGGCTACGCCTGGCCAGTCTTTGCTTCGCAAAGGCCAGTCTCGCCTTTGGCGAGGCCAGTTCCGCTTCGCGGAAAAAGAGCAGCTTTTTCGTTTTGAGCTGTACGCTGGGAAGACCAAAATCTGTTGGGCTTCATCGGTTCTTCGAAAAGATCGAGAGAGTGGGTTGATTGGGGCGGGTTACGAGAATCGGGTTGCTAAGAGCGGGTTATCAGAACCGGGTTATGATGATCGAGTATGGTAAGATCAAAGGCCAGGCTCTACGGGATGACAATCCCTATCTGTCTTCGATTTTCGATTCAATCTTGTTCTCGCCAACGACTAACAACGAGCAACCAAGATCTTTCTATTAGAGCATTTCAGGATGGACTATCAATGGATGGCGATGGCAGGTTGTTCGTCCAACGTGCGTGATCCTAATTCAATCTCTGCGCGTTAATCAGTCGTACAAGACCTTCTCGCGAAATTCCATCACTAATTCGGGTGAGTTGTTGGCAACGAGAACATTAGGACTGAAGAGATCGAAAGGTTCTTCGACACAGCTGCCGACATACCCTCCGGCTTCTTTTACTAGCAGGACACCGCTTGCGACATCCCAGGGTTTGAGAGTCTCTTCCCAAAAAATATCTGCTCGGCCGGATGCAACATACGCAAAATCGAGACAGGCACTTCCAGTTATTCGCAGTCCCCTGCATATCTTTATTGCTCTGTTGATTCTTCTGGTAATTCTCTCAAAAGCCGTCTCGGAAGAGTACTGCATTCCCACATGACTAGTGGCTTCGCGGAGCTCTCCAGTCTTGCTTACCCAGATCCTTTTGTTGTTCAGGTAAGCGCCTTGGCCTTCAATTGCGTGAAAGGTCTCTTTTCGATTGTGGTCATAAGTAACTGCCAGCACAACTCGATTCTCCGAGTATAAAGCAATCTGCGTAGAATAGTGGGGATTTGACTTCGAAAAGTTTGTTGTTCCGTCAACGGGATCAACTATCCACATCGTCGACGACCTGACGTCCGGACCTGACTCTTCACCCAAATAATCACCCTCTGGAAAGAGATCATGAAGAAATGCCCGAAGTCTGTCCTCTATCTCGAGATCAACCGAGGTGACGATATCCTTATATCCCGTCTTTCGTTCCACTGAGAACTCTTCC is a window from the Mesotoga infera genome containing:
- a CDS encoding inositol monophosphatase encodes the protein MDNLLLNTFSRRIRAYLPELWRKVSKEEFSVERKTGYKDIVTSVDLEIEDRLRAFLHDLFPEGDYLGEESGPDVRSSTMWIVDPVDGTTNFSKSNPHYSTQIALYSENRVVLAVTYDHNRKETFHAIEGQGAYLNNKRIWVSKTGELREATSHVGMQYSSETAFERITRRINRAIKICRGLRITGSACLDFAYVASGRADIFWEETLKPWDVASGVLLVKEAGGYVGSCVEEPFDLFSPNVLVANNSPELVMEFREKVLYD